The following are encoded in a window of Corynebacterium argentoratense DSM 44202 genomic DNA:
- a CDS encoding septum formation family protein yields MVSSWRSSAPVRVALVASLVGGVAVGGYAFESARAGSSGEGGDSSAAGSSSQPASDSSAPVASFTTASVGDCVTWDVDAAGAVSQFGQTDCARPHRFEISAREDLGAYPSSEFGPKADMPGVARQAELREELCQGPTIKYLKGHFDPVGRYSVASILPPREQWEAGDRTMLCGVQVTNDDGSVELTSGSALNQDQARIAQAGECVAVDDAEVPRVVDCGAEHSYEVTKVIDLQEVFPDRVPSIEDQDNYLKPVCTQAAMDYVGGDDALYYSTLQPFWTVVPPNSWSGGSHTVNCTLFFPNASGRFAGLVGSAKSGFTIDGQPPQKLPERNPIRQ; encoded by the coding sequence ATGGTTTCTAGTTGGCGTTCTTCGGCTCCTGTGCGTGTCGCCCTTGTTGCTTCTTTGGTGGGCGGTGTTGCTGTGGGTGGTTATGCTTTTGAGTCCGCCCGGGCTGGTTCTTCTGGGGAGGGTGGGGATTCTTCCGCTGCGGGTTCGTCTTCGCAGCCGGCTAGTGATTCTTCGGCTCCGGTGGCGTCGTTTACGACGGCGAGTGTTGGGGATTGCGTGACGTGGGATGTTGACGCCGCGGGCGCGGTGTCGCAGTTTGGGCAGACGGATTGTGCCCGTCCGCACCGTTTTGAGATTTCGGCTCGTGAGGATTTGGGAGCGTATCCGTCGAGTGAGTTTGGCCCGAAGGCGGATATGCCTGGGGTTGCGCGTCAGGCGGAGTTGCGTGAGGAGTTGTGCCAGGGGCCGACGATTAAGTATTTGAAGGGTCATTTTGATCCTGTGGGACGTTATTCTGTGGCGTCGATTTTGCCGCCGAGGGAGCAGTGGGAGGCTGGGGATCGCACGATGTTGTGTGGTGTTCAGGTGACCAATGATGATGGTTCGGTGGAGTTGACGTCGGGTTCTGCGTTGAATCAGGATCAGGCGCGGATTGCTCAGGCTGGGGAGTGCGTTGCGGTTGATGACGCCGAGGTGCCTCGGGTTGTTGATTGTGGTGCGGAGCATTCGTATGAGGTAACGAAGGTGATTGATCTTCAGGAGGTGTTCCCGGATCGGGTGCCGAGTATTGAGGATCAGGATAATTATTTGAAGCCGGTGTGTACGCAGGCCGCGATGGATTATGTGGGTGGGGATGACGCGTTGTATTACTCGACGCTGCAGCCGTTCTGGACGGTTGTGCCGCCTAATTCGTGGTCGGGCGGCAGCCATACTGTGAACTGCACCCTGTTCTTCCCTAATGCTTCTGGCCGTTTTGCGGGTTTAGTGGGTTCGGCGAAGTCTGGGTTCACGATTGATGGTCAGCCTCCGCAGAAGTTGCCGGAGCGTAACCCGATCCGCCAGTAG
- a CDS encoding DUF5129 domain-containing protein: MTTAHPRRHLHRPNSSMAALTTASATSTTSAPTATTAALSAASTAALKATFTAALSIFAIATFILATSLPATALPTTSSQSLPHPSTQHAPATALPASHPALSAQATLSTQSTPSADHVTVTVWSDSPELTDEDEAFLTAETEKLDFPDQVTTVDYLLLAHNSEDFNEGMLNFAKEQRPDLLNDGATKWAPGHLIVAVGLEPRRNGIYCGDDACAALTLNRGPRLHNSLEAMKPSLRGGNLAGGLFAGAQATIDPETLIGNTPDDDRQQSWFSKITALPIGILVPIGVVWLIFKNSRKNRKRDRKLYETVTTGHAEIAPKLDEYDIRANSLRSDLADSELRHQWEEVRKQFLSIDSTLAKIPDNPSDKQLTKHGRDLYSANNSLSLMRNAMSNIDTLYDIENGDKATRIREAMRLREDFKEAALGTSNERFAEELTQLQARAKVLMDDPQQEGFVDAFTLLIADAAVVMKAIGAEELDGVTESAKHPKPTISADDWRPGVGYHGYTPYVVMSTWHSHDTASDNSWDTGDSSGVSVGYSTPGFSGGGGSSSW; encoded by the coding sequence ATGACCACAGCCCACCCTCGCCGCCACCTTCACCGCCCAAATTCATCCATGGCAGCACTCACCACAGCCAGCGCCACCAGCACCACCAGCGCCCCCACAGCGACAACCGCAGCATTAAGCGCAGCATCAACCGCAGCGTTGAAAGCGACCTTCACCGCCGCTCTCTCCATCTTCGCCATCGCCACCTTCATCCTCGCCACTTCCCTCCCTGCCACCGCGCTCCCCACCACCTCATCACAGTCCCTCCCCCACCCATCTACACAACACGCCCCCGCCACCGCACTCCCCGCCTCGCACCCCGCCCTCTCCGCACAGGCCACTCTCTCTACACAATCCACCCCCTCCGCCGACCACGTCACGGTCACCGTCTGGTCCGACAGCCCCGAACTCACCGACGAAGACGAAGCCTTCCTCACCGCCGAAACCGAAAAACTCGATTTCCCCGATCAGGTCACCACCGTCGATTACCTACTGCTGGCGCACAACAGCGAGGATTTCAACGAGGGGATGCTGAATTTCGCCAAGGAGCAGCGCCCCGACCTCCTCAACGATGGCGCCACCAAATGGGCCCCCGGCCACCTCATCGTCGCAGTCGGCCTCGAACCCCGCCGCAACGGCATCTACTGCGGCGACGATGCCTGCGCTGCCCTCACCCTCAACCGCGGCCCCCGCCTTCACAATTCCCTCGAAGCGATGAAGCCCTCGTTGCGCGGCGGCAACCTCGCAGGCGGCCTCTTCGCCGGCGCCCAAGCCACCATCGACCCCGAAACCCTCATTGGCAACACCCCCGACGATGACCGCCAGCAGAGTTGGTTCAGCAAAATCACCGCTTTGCCCATCGGAATCCTCGTCCCGATCGGCGTCGTCTGGCTCATCTTCAAAAATTCCCGCAAAAACCGCAAGCGCGACCGCAAACTGTACGAAACCGTCACCACCGGCCACGCCGAAATCGCCCCCAAGCTCGACGAATACGACATCCGCGCCAACAGCCTGCGCAGCGACCTCGCCGATTCTGAGCTCCGCCATCAATGGGAGGAGGTCCGCAAACAATTCCTGTCCATCGACTCGACGCTCGCTAAGATCCCCGACAATCCCTCCGATAAGCAGCTCACGAAGCATGGGCGGGACCTTTACTCGGCAAACAACTCCCTGTCGTTGATGCGCAACGCGATGTCCAACATCGATACGCTCTACGACATCGAAAATGGTGACAAGGCCACCCGTATCCGCGAAGCGATGCGCCTGCGCGAAGACTTTAAGGAGGCCGCCCTCGGCACCAGCAACGAACGCTTCGCCGAGGAACTCACGCAGTTGCAAGCCCGCGCGAAAGTCCTGATGGATGATCCCCAACAGGAGGGCTTCGTCGACGCATTCACGCTTCTCATTGCTGACGCCGCGGTGGTGATGAAGGCAATCGGCGCTGAGGAACTCGACGGGGTCACCGAATCCGCCAAGCATCCGAAGCCCACCATTAGTGCCGATGATTGGCGCCCCGGCGTCGGCTACCACGGTTACACGCCGTACGTGGTGATGAGCACTTGGCATTCGCACGACACGGCCAGCGACAATTCTTGGGATACGGGCGATTCCTCCGGGGTGTCGGTCGGCTATTCCACCCCGGGTTTTTCGGGTGGCGGCGGCTCCAGCAGCTGGTAA
- a CDS encoding peptidoglycan recognition protein family protein: MPITPHLPGFLPMPGASRRRINRRSSLRPSLALTSITGIALATAATFGIAHSPSGLFASGDDAAVLVVDDNGSGPITAAIESTSFDAGDNIVVDDPAIVTQGEAPGPKAVKEFYREEPFDMFALNWSGDKEIAAFFRSERPDGTWTEWFDAEPVDQGPRGVNNGRNGTEPVFVEKTNRIQVSTAGVDMTEAPADLEATFIDGKAAQDSGPAIELTADSDGITRVVSRAGWGADESLRCSSPTYNDEVNAITIHHTAGSNNYTRAEAAGVVRGTYQYHAQRLGWCDIGYHALVDKFGTIYEGRYGGLNRAVEGAHAGGFNENTMGISMMGDYSTVRPSDATIRSVGELAGWKARVSGFDPLGYDTHYSEGTSYSKYPYGAAVTLPNIFAHRDVGNTVCPGDAGYARMDDIRGIAKQKYDSLSGTTVTDTNPNPDTGVRRPSPGTGGIGGGSGRNPGGTGGYDGDASGSSMLGSSKGAGDVDRIINHANDLIDAIKTIDNATKELRN; this comes from the coding sequence ATGCCCATCACCCCGCACCTGCCCGGCTTCCTCCCCATGCCCGGCGCGTCACGCCGCCGCATCAACCGCCGCAGCAGCCTCCGCCCATCCCTAGCCTTGACTTCTATCACCGGGATCGCCCTGGCGACGGCCGCGACTTTCGGTATCGCACACTCCCCGTCCGGCTTGTTCGCCTCGGGTGATGACGCCGCGGTGCTCGTTGTCGACGACAATGGTTCCGGTCCGATCACCGCCGCAATCGAGTCCACGAGTTTCGACGCCGGCGACAACATCGTTGTGGATGACCCGGCGATCGTCACCCAGGGCGAGGCCCCCGGGCCGAAGGCGGTCAAGGAGTTTTATCGCGAAGAGCCTTTCGATATGTTCGCCTTGAACTGGAGTGGCGACAAAGAAATCGCTGCGTTCTTCCGTTCCGAGCGGCCCGATGGCACCTGGACTGAGTGGTTCGATGCAGAGCCTGTCGACCAGGGCCCCCGCGGCGTCAACAATGGGCGAAATGGTACGGAGCCGGTCTTTGTGGAGAAGACGAACCGAATCCAGGTGTCCACGGCTGGCGTCGACATGACGGAGGCACCAGCGGACCTCGAGGCCACATTCATCGATGGCAAGGCCGCGCAAGATTCTGGCCCTGCGATCGAGCTGACTGCAGATTCCGACGGCATCACCCGTGTGGTTAGCCGCGCCGGTTGGGGTGCCGACGAAAGCCTGCGCTGCTCCTCCCCCACCTATAACGATGAGGTCAATGCGATCACCATTCACCACACTGCGGGTTCGAACAATTACACCCGTGCGGAGGCCGCCGGCGTGGTGCGCGGAACCTACCAGTACCATGCGCAGCGCCTCGGTTGGTGCGATATCGGATACCACGCGCTGGTTGATAAGTTCGGCACCATCTACGAGGGTCGATACGGCGGCCTCAACCGCGCGGTCGAGGGCGCGCACGCTGGTGGCTTTAACGAAAACACCATGGGCATTTCGATGATGGGTGATTACTCCACTGTTCGCCCCTCTGACGCAACGATCCGCTCCGTTGGCGAACTCGCCGGCTGGAAGGCACGCGTATCCGGGTTCGATCCGCTGGGTTATGACACGCATTACTCCGAGGGCACCAGCTATTCGAAGTACCCCTACGGTGCTGCCGTGACCCTGCCGAATATTTTCGCTCACCGCGACGTCGGCAATACTGTTTGCCCTGGTGATGCAGGCTATGCACGGATGGATGACATTCGAGGGATCGCGAAGCAAAAGTACGATTCTTTGAGCGGGACGACGGTGACGGATACGAATCCGAACCCCGATACCGGCGTTCGGCGTCCCTCCCCTGGCACTGGGGGAATTGGCGGCGGCAGCGGACGCAACCCCGGCGGCACCGGTGGTTACGACGGTGACGCGTCCGGTTCAAGCATGCTAGGTAGCTCGAAGGGTGCCGGGGATGTCGATCGCATCATTAACCACGCGAACGACCTGATTGATGCGATCAAGACGATCGATAACGCCACGAAGGAGCTGCGCAACTAG
- a CDS encoding metallopeptidase family protein, which yields MVEVSDERFDQLVEQAIELIPRELRRHVDNVAMFVDDYNPDSPYILGLYDGVALTERTSDYSMHLPPSITLYAEALKDFCASEEQLREQIAITVVHEVAHHFGIDDDRLHELGWG from the coding sequence GTGGTTGAGGTCAGCGACGAGCGTTTTGATCAGTTGGTGGAGCAGGCCATTGAGCTGATTCCGCGCGAGTTGCGTCGCCACGTGGATAATGTGGCGATGTTTGTTGATGATTACAATCCTGATTCGCCCTATATTTTGGGTTTGTACGACGGGGTGGCGTTGACGGAGCGGACGAGTGATTATTCGATGCATTTGCCTCCGAGTATTACCTTGTACGCGGAGGCGTTGAAGGACTTTTGTGCTTCAGAGGAGCAGCTGCGTGAGCAGATTGCGATCACGGTGGTGCATGAGGTCGCGCATCATTTTGGGATTGATGATGATCGTTTGCACGAGTTGGGGTGGGGCTAG
- the serS gene encoding serine--tRNA ligase, giving the protein MIDLKFLRDNPDVVRQSQITRGEDPQLVDQLISADETRRESIAKADSLRAEQKAFGKKIGQAAPEQRPALLEGSNALKQQVKDAEAAQKDAEAEVERLQYLISNVVEGAPAGGEDDYIVLEHVGTPPEFDFEPKDHLELGESLGLIDMERGTKVSGSRFYFLTGDGAFLQLAMLNLAAMKARQAGFQLMVPPVLVRPESMAGTGFLGAHSDEIYYLPADDLYLVGTSEVALAGYHQGEIIDLSEGPKRYAGWSSCFRREAGSYGKDTRGILRVHQFDKVEMFSYCKPEDAQAEHQRLLDMERDMLGAVGVPYRIIDVAGGDLGSSAARKFDTEAWVPTQNTYRELTSTSNCTTFQARRLGVRYRDDNGKAQVCATLNGTLATTRWLVAILENNQQADGSVVVPEALRPYMGVEVLEPKK; this is encoded by the coding sequence GTGATTGATCTCAAGTTCCTCCGCGATAACCCCGACGTCGTCCGACAATCCCAGATCACCCGCGGCGAAGACCCCCAACTCGTCGACCAACTGATCTCCGCCGACGAAACCCGCCGCGAATCAATCGCGAAGGCCGACTCCCTGAGGGCAGAACAAAAAGCCTTCGGTAAAAAAATTGGGCAAGCAGCACCCGAACAGCGCCCTGCCCTACTCGAAGGCTCCAACGCCCTCAAGCAGCAGGTCAAAGACGCCGAAGCCGCGCAAAAAGACGCCGAAGCAGAAGTCGAACGCCTCCAATACCTCATCTCCAATGTTGTGGAAGGCGCACCCGCTGGCGGCGAAGACGACTACATCGTCCTCGAGCACGTCGGCACCCCACCAGAGTTCGACTTTGAACCCAAAGACCACCTCGAACTTGGTGAATCCCTCGGCCTGATCGACATGGAACGCGGAACCAAAGTCTCCGGCTCCCGCTTCTACTTCCTCACCGGCGACGGCGCATTCCTACAGCTAGCAATGCTCAACCTCGCCGCTATGAAAGCCCGCCAGGCCGGGTTCCAACTGATGGTTCCACCGGTCCTCGTCCGCCCCGAATCCATGGCCGGCACCGGATTCCTCGGCGCCCACTCGGACGAAATCTACTACCTCCCCGCAGACGACCTCTACCTCGTCGGCACCTCCGAGGTCGCCCTCGCCGGATACCACCAGGGTGAAATCATCGACCTCTCCGAAGGTCCCAAGCGCTACGCCGGCTGGTCCTCCTGCTTCCGTCGCGAAGCCGGATCCTACGGCAAAGACACCCGCGGAATTCTACGCGTCCACCAGTTCGACAAAGTCGAAATGTTCTCCTACTGCAAACCCGAAGACGCCCAAGCAGAACACCAACGCCTCCTCGACATGGAACGCGACATGCTCGGCGCCGTCGGCGTGCCCTATCGAATTATTGACGTCGCGGGCGGCGACCTCGGGTCTTCTGCCGCACGCAAATTCGACACTGAAGCGTGGGTGCCCACCCAAAACACATACCGCGAGCTCACCTCGACGTCGAACTGCACCACCTTCCAAGCCCGCCGCCTCGGAGTGCGCTACCGCGACGACAACGGCAAAGCCCAGGTGTGCGCAACCCTCAACGGAACCCTGGCGACCACCCGCTGGTTGGTCGCCATCCTGGAGAACAACCAGCAGGCCGACGGTTCCGTGGTTGTCCCCGAAGCCCTGCGCCCCTACATGGGTGTCGAGGTTCTCGAACCCAAGAAATAG
- a CDS encoding HAD-IIB family hydrolase, giving the protein MAKKANDVFYHLVIHLVKGVFKAQGLKFNVTGAENIPDTGAVVVANHTGYMDFTYVGLPFYTPHSPRTALNRKRLVRFMAKQEVWDNPIGGPVMSGMKHIPVDRIDTVPSYNKAVEDLKAGELVGVFPEGTLSRSFEIKKLRTGAVRMAREAGVPIVPVILVGSQRVWPKDGPKHLGRSNTPIEINVLPAWYPPEGPADEVTKQLRHIMADGLAELWQRYDELHGPLPEGAPWVPARYDGGALTLEEAQKLDDAVQNERRRVRTLRDDLDALADKLNALLAGLGETSKELVVQSKDAANHTAQTVATAKTAIEQLAEDAVEGVKEGVSKVASAGSRLRQLSAQIPTNVPLAAVDALNQLVSDAKQIRDRLPHRVRARLTEFPEALVTDVDGTIFYQPEGSTTRVVTESTRNAFLDMRTRGKCTFLATGRTPRELPEVFQALGFAPIVVAANGTLVVDGAKLPAELSESTDISDAILHTDGFTADDAATVREAINATRSANAGGPIADLVMDEERVNGHIIKYTARADVASADIAAAITEHLGDVATVNYSAPWGYAEISPAGVTKASGLKWLLSKEGIDPARVVAFGDMPNDIDMLAYVGTGVAMGNADPAVIAQAQWVTSPVAKDGVSEFLAPVFQREETPGQV; this is encoded by the coding sequence ATGGCTAAAAAGGCTAACGACGTTTTCTACCACTTGGTGATCCACCTAGTAAAAGGAGTTTTCAAAGCTCAAGGGCTAAAATTCAACGTCACCGGTGCCGAAAACATCCCAGACACCGGTGCAGTCGTCGTCGCCAACCACACCGGCTACATGGACTTCACCTACGTCGGCCTCCCCTTCTACACCCCACATTCACCCCGCACCGCACTCAACCGCAAACGCCTCGTCCGATTCATGGCGAAACAGGAAGTATGGGACAACCCCATCGGCGGACCCGTCATGAGCGGCATGAAACACATCCCCGTCGACCGCATCGACACCGTGCCCAGCTACAACAAAGCGGTAGAAGACCTCAAAGCCGGCGAACTCGTCGGAGTATTCCCCGAAGGCACCCTGTCACGATCCTTCGAAATCAAAAAGCTCCGCACCGGTGCCGTACGCATGGCCCGCGAAGCCGGTGTACCCATCGTCCCCGTCATCCTCGTCGGCAGCCAACGCGTCTGGCCAAAAGACGGCCCCAAACACCTAGGCCGCAGCAACACACCCATCGAAATCAACGTCCTTCCCGCCTGGTACCCCCCAGAAGGGCCCGCCGATGAAGTCACCAAACAACTCCGCCACATCATGGCCGATGGGCTAGCCGAACTATGGCAGCGCTACGACGAACTCCACGGCCCGCTCCCCGAAGGAGCACCCTGGGTTCCCGCGCGCTACGACGGTGGCGCCCTCACCCTCGAAGAGGCGCAAAAACTCGATGACGCCGTCCAAAACGAACGACGCCGCGTCCGCACCCTCCGCGACGACCTCGACGCCCTCGCGGACAAGCTCAACGCACTCCTCGCCGGCCTCGGGGAAACCTCCAAGGAACTCGTCGTCCAATCCAAAGACGCAGCTAACCACACCGCCCAAACGGTCGCCACTGCAAAAACCGCCATCGAACAACTCGCCGAAGACGCCGTCGAAGGGGTGAAAGAAGGGGTATCGAAAGTCGCCAGCGCAGGCAGCCGCCTCCGCCAACTGTCCGCACAAATCCCCACCAACGTCCCACTCGCAGCAGTCGACGCCCTCAACCAGCTGGTCAGCGACGCCAAACAAATTCGCGACCGCCTGCCCCATCGCGTGCGAGCACGCCTCACCGAATTCCCCGAAGCCCTTGTCACCGACGTCGACGGCACCATCTTCTACCAGCCAGAAGGCAGCACCACCCGCGTCGTCACCGAATCCACCCGCAACGCCTTCCTCGACATGCGCACCCGCGGCAAATGCACCTTCCTCGCCACCGGCCGCACCCCCCGCGAACTACCCGAAGTATTCCAAGCCCTCGGGTTCGCCCCCATCGTTGTGGCCGCCAACGGCACCCTCGTCGTCGACGGGGCGAAACTACCCGCCGAACTCAGCGAAAGCACCGACATTAGCGACGCCATCCTCCACACCGATGGTTTCACAGCTGATGACGCCGCGACCGTCCGCGAAGCAATCAACGCAACTCGCAGTGCAAACGCGGGAGGCCCCATCGCCGACCTCGTCATGGACGAAGAGCGCGTCAACGGCCACATCATCAAATACACCGCCCGAGCAGACGTGGCATCCGCGGACATTGCCGCAGCAATCACCGAACACCTCGGCGACGTCGCCACCGTAAACTACTCCGCACCCTGGGGATACGCCGAAATATCGCCCGCAGGAGTCACCAAAGCCAGCGGACTGAAATGGCTACTCTCAAAAGAAGGTATCGACCCAGCACGCGTCGTCGCCTTCGGAGACATGCCCAACGACATTGACATGCTCGCCTACGTCGGCACCGGCGTCGCCATGGGCAACGCAGACCCGGCAGTCATCGCGCAAGCGCAATGGGTCACCTCTCCCGTCGCCAAAGACGGCGTCAGTGAATTCCTCGCACCCGTATTCCAACGCGAGGAAACACCAGGCCAGGTATGA
- a CDS encoding GntR family transcriptional regulator, with product MRQFRSYSLDLSEGAAPKHVQLRRIIEHYVENNLSPGDMLPGERMFEEHFRISRITVRRAAGDLVASGKLVRVRGRGTFVASTPMTSSTGLLSFSEQMRAEGLRPGSIIVLASRSVPPPETVRFFAGGDQDSEVALQPAGDEPVDLNTQMHHAHVRRVRLANGVPVSIDDGWYNSRLMPSLLENDVYNSMYDIMSTHYDCPVTETVQTSSAVCADSEQAGLLEVSVGAPLLRVLRQSYSRGRPVEWCVSFYRTDRFALCSRVTRASADSSDRGNM from the coding sequence GTGCGGCAGTTTCGATCGTATTCTTTGGACCTGAGTGAGGGGGCCGCGCCGAAGCATGTTCAGCTGCGTCGGATAATCGAGCATTACGTGGAGAATAATTTGTCTCCGGGGGATATGTTGCCGGGCGAGCGCATGTTTGAGGAGCATTTTCGTATTTCGCGGATTACTGTCAGGCGTGCGGCGGGGGATTTGGTTGCCAGCGGCAAGTTGGTTCGTGTGCGCGGCCGGGGGACGTTTGTGGCCTCTACTCCTATGACGTCGAGTACTGGGTTGTTGTCTTTTAGTGAGCAGATGCGGGCGGAGGGTTTGCGTCCGGGCAGCATCATTGTGTTGGCGTCGCGGAGTGTTCCTCCGCCGGAAACTGTGCGTTTTTTCGCGGGTGGGGATCAGGATTCGGAGGTTGCGTTGCAGCCGGCGGGTGATGAGCCTGTGGATTTGAATACGCAGATGCATCATGCTCATGTGCGGCGGGTTCGTTTGGCTAATGGCGTTCCTGTGTCGATTGATGATGGTTGGTATAACAGCAGGTTGATGCCCTCTTTGTTGGAAAATGATGTGTATAACTCGATGTATGACATCATGTCGACGCATTACGATTGCCCTGTGACGGAGACGGTTCAGACGTCCTCTGCAGTGTGTGCGGATTCGGAGCAGGCTGGGTTGCTTGAGGTGTCCGTGGGGGCGCCGTTGTTGCGGGTGTTGCGTCAGTCTTATTCGCGGGGTCGGCCTGTGGAGTGGTGCGTGTCTTTTTACCGGACGGATCGTTTTGCTTTGTGTTCGCGTGTGACTCGCGCTTCTGCTGATTCTTCCGATCGTGGCAATATGTAA
- a CDS encoding HAD family hydrolase — translation MIHNPNTTTDTPNRGTPPRLVASDIDGTFIRSDERVSPRLRDVINKMTAQGTVLCLATGRPPRWIAPVLQQIDVRPVCVCANGAITYDARSDSIINSHVLNPDALNTLVDAATTHLPNPTFAVERVNLDDIQGCGYATGTGGPRDKQFVVDPRYDHAWDSDEHGIEEHPQLLEKPAVKLLIRCENMHSADMYALLEDHIDPALAHATYSIPEGLIECAAPGVNKAAAVAEVAEAIGIDAHETIAFGDMPNDIEMLRWAGTGVAMGNAQDNVKQAANKVTATNDQDGVAAVLETWF, via the coding sequence ATGATCCACAATCCAAACACAACCACGGACACCCCCAACAGGGGCACCCCACCACGCCTCGTCGCCAGCGACATCGACGGAACATTCATCCGCAGTGACGAACGCGTAAGCCCCCGCCTCCGCGACGTCATTAATAAAATGACCGCCCAAGGCACCGTGCTCTGCCTCGCCACCGGCCGCCCACCCCGCTGGATCGCCCCAGTCCTACAACAAATCGACGTCCGACCCGTCTGCGTCTGCGCCAACGGAGCCATCACCTACGACGCACGCTCCGACAGCATCATCAACTCCCATGTCCTCAACCCCGACGCCCTCAACACCCTCGTCGACGCAGCCACCACCCACTTACCCAACCCCACCTTCGCCGTCGAAAGAGTCAACCTCGACGACATCCAGGGCTGCGGATACGCCACCGGAACCGGCGGGCCCCGCGACAAACAGTTTGTCGTCGACCCCCGCTACGACCACGCCTGGGACTCCGACGAACACGGCATCGAAGAACACCCACAACTACTCGAAAAACCAGCCGTCAAACTGCTCATACGCTGCGAAAACATGCACAGCGCCGACATGTATGCGCTACTCGAAGACCACATCGACCCGGCCCTGGCCCACGCCACCTACTCGATACCCGAAGGGCTCATCGAATGCGCCGCGCCGGGTGTCAACAAAGCAGCCGCGGTCGCAGAAGTCGCCGAAGCGATCGGCATCGATGCCCACGAGACCATCGCCTTCGGAGACATGCCCAATGACATCGAAATGCTCCGCTGGGCAGGCACCGGAGTAGCCATGGGTAACGCCCAAGACAACGTCAAACAAGCCGCAAACAAAGTAACCGCCACCAACGACCAAGACGGCGTGGCGGCGGTACTTGAAACCTGGTTCTAG
- the glf gene encoding UDP-galactopyranose mutase — MTYDLIVVGSGLFGLTIAERAAHANKRVLIVEKRPHLGGNAYSEADPDTGIEVHKYGAHLFHTSNKRVWDYVNQFTTFTGYQHRVFAMHKGQAYQFPMGLGLIAQFFGKYYSPEEAKALIAEQAAEINTDEATNLEEKAISLIGRPLYEAFIRDYTAKQWQTDPKELPAGNITRLPVRYNFDNRYFNDTYEGLPVDGYAAWLENMAASDNIDVRLDTDWFDVREQVRGENPDAPVVYTGPLDLYFDYEAGKLGWRTLDFETEVLDIPDFQGTPVMNYNDAEYPYTRIHEFRHFHPERADTYPTDKTVIMKEYSRFAEGDDEPYYPINTPEDREKLLRYRELAEAETANNKVFFGGRLGTYQYLDMHMAIASALSMWDNKLAELLGVDA; from the coding sequence ATGACCTATGACCTCATCGTTGTCGGATCCGGCCTCTTCGGACTCACCATCGCAGAACGCGCAGCACACGCAAACAAACGAGTCCTCATCGTAGAAAAACGCCCCCACCTGGGCGGAAACGCCTACTCCGAAGCCGACCCCGACACCGGCATCGAGGTACACAAATATGGCGCTCACCTTTTCCACACCTCCAACAAACGCGTCTGGGACTACGTCAACCAATTCACCACATTCACCGGCTACCAACACCGCGTCTTTGCCATGCACAAAGGCCAGGCCTACCAATTCCCCATGGGCCTAGGCCTCATCGCACAATTCTTCGGCAAGTACTACAGCCCCGAAGAAGCCAAAGCACTCATCGCCGAACAAGCAGCCGAAATCAACACCGACGAAGCCACCAACCTCGAAGAAAAAGCGATCTCCCTCATCGGCCGCCCACTCTACGAAGCCTTCATCCGCGACTACACCGCCAAACAATGGCAAACCGACCCCAAAGAACTCCCCGCCGGCAACATCACCCGCCTACCCGTCCGATACAACTTCGACAACCGCTACTTCAACGACACCTACGAAGGCCTACCAGTAGACGGCTACGCTGCCTGGCTCGAAAACATGGCCGCCTCTGACAACATCGACGTACGACTCGACACCGACTGGTTCGACGTCCGCGAACAAGTACGCGGCGAAAACCCCGACGCCCCCGTCGTCTACACCGGCCCCCTCGACCTCTACTTCGACTACGAAGCAGGCAAACTCGGGTGGCGCACCCTCGACTTCGAAACCGAAGTGCTCGACATCCCTGACTTCCAGGGCACCCCGGTCATGAACTACAACGACGCCGAGTACCCCTACACCCGCATCCACGAATTCCGCCACTTCCACCCCGAACGCGCCGACACCTACCCGACGGACAAAACCGTCATCATGAAGGAATACTCCCGCTTCGCCGAAGGTGACGACGAACCCTACTACCCAATCAACACCCCAGAAGACCGCGAAAAACTACTCCGCTACCGCGAACTCGCGGAAGCAGAAACCGCCAACAACAAGGTCTTCTTCGGCGGACGCCTCGGCACCTACCAATACCTCGACATGCACATGGCCATCGCCTCCGCCCTAAGCATGTGGGACAACAAACTCGCCGAACTCCTAGGAGTCGACGCCTAA